Proteins encoded by one window of Kribbella italica:
- a CDS encoding VOC family protein, which yields MALRWYSVVVDCADVKAQAAWWAEALDWRLIIETDDECVIIPSWVDEQAMRETPWERVGPGIVFVPVPEGKAVKNRLHLDFAPHTSQDRDAEIARLLGLGARRVDVGQPDGPSWTVLADPEGNEFCVLSSRDS from the coding sequence ATGGCATTGCGGTGGTACTCCGTGGTGGTGGACTGTGCCGACGTGAAGGCGCAGGCGGCGTGGTGGGCCGAGGCGCTGGACTGGCGCCTGATCATCGAGACCGACGACGAGTGCGTGATCATCCCGTCGTGGGTGGACGAGCAGGCGATGCGGGAGACGCCGTGGGAGCGGGTCGGGCCGGGCATCGTGTTCGTGCCGGTTCCGGAGGGCAAGGCGGTGAAGAACCGGCTGCACCTGGACTTCGCGCCGCACACAAGCCAGGACCGCGACGCCGAGATCGCCCGGCTGTTGGGGCTGGGCGCCCGCCGCGTCGACGTCGGCCAGCCGGACGGCCCGAGCTGGACCGTCCTGGCCGACCCCGAGGGCAACGAGTTCTGCGTCCTCAGCTCCCGGGACAGCTGA
- a CDS encoding GNAT family N-acetyltransferase: MGPQLFDVRLLDLGSGGGLGGRVSELRMVVVEAGDDRLVEDWREVHNAIIPTAPLSTDDVRERAGRNHLEVLYADDVAVGCSTVRPPEDSPAVTVIARVLPAYRQRGYGEQLYRRGLATAESLGATDVETIVLASNAEGLHFAQRHGFVEIDRYVLPGDTIPFVDLRLSSHSWLSVADAAHIDAVRADPGQYGDLLHLALEAIAYPVDEGVGGTATRARVVLHDDGSIEVSDDGRGTHVRFDDDGVPMVKPIMATRDLRFFGDPSAQLLPDGRPRNGMSVVVALSAWAIHTNHRTEGSWTRRYEYGVPRGPLVSLPAASTTGTTVHFRPDPELFAEKLTVDGLAKACEGFAPSIPIEITTA, translated from the coding sequence ATGGGTCCGCAGCTTTTCGACGTACGGCTCCTTGACCTGGGGAGTGGGGGCGGGTTGGGTGGGCGGGTGAGTGAGCTGCGGATGGTTGTGGTGGAGGCGGGGGACGACCGGCTGGTCGAGGACTGGCGGGAGGTGCACAACGCGATCATCCCGACGGCGCCGTTGTCCACCGACGACGTCCGGGAACGGGCCGGGCGCAACCATCTCGAGGTCCTGTACGCCGACGACGTCGCGGTCGGGTGCTCGACGGTGCGGCCGCCGGAGGACTCGCCGGCCGTGACGGTGATCGCGCGCGTACTTCCGGCGTACCGGCAGCGTGGGTACGGCGAGCAGCTGTACCGCCGCGGGCTCGCGACGGCCGAGTCGCTGGGCGCGACGGACGTCGAGACGATCGTGCTCGCGAGCAACGCCGAGGGGCTGCACTTCGCGCAGCGGCACGGGTTCGTGGAGATCGACCGGTACGTGCTGCCGGGGGACACGATTCCGTTCGTCGATCTGCGGCTGAGCTCGCACAGCTGGCTCTCCGTGGCCGATGCCGCGCACATCGACGCGGTCCGCGCGGATCCGGGCCAGTACGGCGACCTGCTGCACCTGGCGCTGGAGGCGATCGCGTATCCGGTCGACGAGGGCGTCGGCGGTACGGCGACGCGGGCGCGCGTCGTACTCCACGACGACGGCTCGATCGAGGTCTCGGACGACGGCCGTGGCACTCACGTCCGCTTCGACGACGACGGCGTACCGATGGTGAAGCCGATCATGGCGACGCGCGACCTGCGCTTCTTCGGCGATCCGTCGGCGCAGCTCCTGCCCGACGGCCGCCCACGCAACGGCATGTCGGTGGTCGTCGCGCTCAGCGCGTGGGCGATCCACACCAACCACCGGACCGAGGGCAGCTGGACGCGCCGCTACGAGTACGGCGTACCGCGCGGGCCGTTGGTGTCGCTGCCGGCCGCTTCGACGACCGGTACGACGGTGCACTTTCGGCCGGATCCCGAGCTGTTCGCCGAGAAGCTGACCGTCGACGGGCTCGCCAAGGCCTGCGAGGGCTTCGCGCCGTCGATCCCGATCGAGATCACCACCGCATGA
- a CDS encoding chloramphenicol phosphotransferase CPT family protein, producing MTIATHELLPGATDPPLGRVVFLNGTSSSGKSTVAEELLRTLDGPWYHLAVDHFHRARSRHDWTDEEFLPIFQRTVLGFHRVVAGMASAGNDVVVDHILGERWRLADCLEVFAGFPVYFVGVHCALPELERRERARGNRTIGRAALQFPQVHQAMQYDVEVHTDEQTPTECATQIIHQLHTPPTAFSSRSR from the coding sequence ATGACCATCGCGACGCACGAGCTGCTGCCCGGGGCAACCGATCCGCCACTCGGCCGGGTGGTGTTCCTGAACGGGACCTCCAGCTCCGGTAAATCGACGGTCGCGGAGGAGCTCCTGCGCACGCTCGACGGACCGTGGTACCACCTCGCGGTCGACCACTTCCACCGTGCGCGCTCGCGGCACGACTGGACGGACGAGGAGTTCCTGCCGATCTTCCAGCGCACCGTCCTCGGCTTCCACCGGGTGGTCGCAGGGATGGCGTCAGCGGGCAACGACGTCGTCGTCGACCACATCCTCGGCGAACGCTGGCGCCTGGCCGACTGCCTGGAGGTCTTCGCCGGTTTCCCGGTCTACTTCGTCGGCGTCCACTGCGCCCTCCCCGAGCTGGAACGCCGTGAACGAGCCCGAGGCAACCGAACCATCGGCCGCGCCGCGCTGCAGTTCCCGCAGGTACACCAGGCGATGCAGTACGACGTCGAGGTCCACACCGACGAGCAGACACCCACCGAGTGCGCGACCCAGATCATCCACCAACTGCACACCCCACCCACCGCGTTCAGCTCGCGAAGTCGATGA
- a CDS encoding aminoglycoside phosphotransferase family protein, translating to MRMHAGEAEIDELLVGRLVAGQFPAWAGLAVREIPSSGTVNAMYRLGEELTVRLPLVEGGVSDIAKEHAWVPRLAPYLPVEVPLPVGLGEPSAEYPWPWSVNRWITGEVPSTGDAALGRELGGLVQAFRAVDLPDAPAAYRGGPLQLQDAETRNALEQLEGAIDTSAALAAWEAGLAVLQTEPDLWLHADLMPANLLVREGRLAAVLDFGCVGTGDPACDLIPAWNLLPASERDVFRSVVEADDAQWIRGRARALSMALIQLPYYRETNPGIAANAQHVIDEVLIDFAS from the coding sequence ATGAGGATGCACGCGGGTGAGGCGGAGATCGACGAGCTGCTGGTGGGGCGGCTGGTCGCTGGGCAGTTCCCGGCGTGGGCGGGGCTGGCGGTGCGTGAGATTCCGTCGAGTGGGACGGTCAACGCGATGTACCGGCTGGGGGAGGAGCTGACGGTTCGGCTGCCGCTGGTCGAGGGTGGGGTGAGCGACATCGCGAAGGAGCACGCGTGGGTGCCGCGGTTGGCGCCGTACTTGCCGGTGGAGGTGCCGCTGCCGGTGGGGCTGGGGGAGCCGTCGGCGGAGTATCCGTGGCCTTGGTCGGTGAATCGGTGGATCACGGGTGAGGTGCCCTCGACGGGGGATGCTGCGCTGGGCCGGGAGTTGGGTGGTTTGGTTCAGGCTTTCCGTGCGGTGGATCTGCCCGACGCGCCTGCTGCCTATCGGGGTGGTCCTCTGCAGTTGCAGGACGCCGAGACCCGCAACGCGCTCGAGCAGCTCGAAGGGGCCATCGACACGTCTGCTGCGCTGGCCGCTTGGGAAGCGGGCCTTGCCGTTCTGCAGACCGAGCCCGATCTCTGGCTGCACGCCGATCTGATGCCCGCCAACCTGCTGGTGCGCGAGGGCCGGTTGGCCGCCGTACTGGACTTCGGCTGTGTCGGCACCGGCGATCCGGCCTGCGACCTCATCCCTGCCTGGAACCTGCTGCCAGCCTCCGAGCGCGACGTCTTCCGCTCCGTCGTCGAAGCTGACGACGCGCAGTGGATCCGCGGCCGGGCGAGGGCGCTTTCGATGGCGCTCATCCAGCTCCCGTACTACCGCGAGACCAATCCCGGCATCGCCGCCAACGCGCAGCACGTCATCGACGAGGTCCTCATCGACTTCGCGAGCTGA
- a CDS encoding phospholipase D family protein — protein sequence MKHDWFLTTAERGNPATEIDRDGAWTEGNLVRPLVHGSAYFARLYDELCALSKGDQVYFTDWRGDHDEALTDDGTTVGEVLCDLARSGVEVRGLLWRSHSDHVSFNAQQNQRLGTELNEAGAEVLLDQRVRRLASHHQKLFVIRHRGDPAADVAFVGGIDLSHQRRDDASHRGDPQQAPMDPRYGARTPWHDVALEIRGPVVGDLLRCFVERWDDPHPLDRRTPYRLLVQRLARMPRHPSTLPEAFPDPPVAGRSAVQVLRTYAHKHPGFPFAPRGEYSVARGYLKALRRARSLIYIEDQYFWSRDVAAALQEALDRSPSLRVIVVVPRFPDADGRFSGPPALDGQRRALELLRSDRVAVYDLENADSVPIYVHAKVCIVDDEWFACGSDNFNRRSWTNDSELTCAVVAPDVARSLRAELWSEHLGSGAELDPVAGFDAWRRTASALDAWHADGRSGDRPGGQIRCHRPADVSRWQRVWARPIFDHVYDPDGRPLAMRRRGAY from the coding sequence ATGAAGCATGACTGGTTCCTGACCACCGCCGAGCGCGGCAACCCGGCGACCGAGATCGACCGGGACGGTGCCTGGACCGAGGGCAACCTGGTCCGCCCGCTCGTGCACGGTTCGGCGTACTTCGCCCGCCTGTACGACGAGCTGTGCGCGCTGTCGAAAGGCGACCAGGTCTACTTCACCGACTGGCGCGGGGACCACGACGAGGCGCTGACCGACGACGGCACGACCGTCGGTGAGGTGCTCTGCGACCTCGCACGCTCCGGCGTCGAGGTCCGCGGGCTGCTCTGGCGGTCGCACTCGGATCACGTCAGCTTCAACGCGCAGCAGAACCAGCGGCTCGGCACCGAGCTCAACGAGGCGGGCGCGGAGGTGCTGCTCGACCAGCGCGTACGGCGGTTGGCATCGCATCACCAGAAGCTCTTCGTGATCCGGCACCGGGGTGACCCGGCGGCCGATGTCGCCTTCGTCGGCGGGATCGATCTGTCGCACCAGCGGCGGGACGACGCTTCCCATCGCGGGGATCCGCAGCAGGCGCCGATGGATCCGCGGTACGGGGCGCGGACGCCGTGGCACGACGTGGCGCTGGAGATCCGGGGGCCGGTGGTCGGGGATCTCTTGCGGTGCTTCGTGGAACGGTGGGACGACCCGCATCCGCTGGACCGGCGCACGCCGTACCGGCTGCTGGTGCAGCGGCTCGCGCGGATGCCGCGGCATCCTTCGACGTTGCCGGAGGCGTTTCCTGATCCGCCGGTGGCCGGGCGGAGCGCCGTCCAGGTGTTGCGGACGTACGCGCACAAGCATCCCGGGTTCCCGTTCGCGCCGCGGGGTGAGTACAGCGTTGCGCGCGGGTATCTGAAGGCCTTGCGGCGGGCGCGGTCGTTGATCTACATCGAGGACCAGTACTTCTGGTCGCGCGATGTGGCGGCCGCGTTGCAGGAGGCGCTGGACCGGTCGCCTTCGTTGCGGGTGATCGTGGTCGTGCCGAGATTTCCTGATGCGGACGGGCGGTTCAGCGGGCCTCCGGCGCTGGACGGGCAGCGGCGGGCGTTGGAGCTGCTGCGGTCGGATCGGGTTGCCGTGTACGACTTGGAGAACGCTGACAGCGTGCCGATCTACGTGCACGCGAAGGTGTGCATCGTCGACGACGAGTGGTTCGCGTGTGGGTCGGACAACTTCAACCGGCGGTCGTGGACGAACGACAGCGAGCTCACGTGCGCGGTGGTTGCGCCGGACGTCGCCCGCTCGTTGCGGGCCGAGCTGTGGTCGGAGCATCTGGGATCCGGAGCCGAACTCGATCCGGTGGCCGGCTTCGATGCTTGGCGGCGTACGGCGTCGGCTTTGGACGCCTGGCACGCGGACGGTCGCTCGGGGGACCGGCCCGGCGGGCAGATTCGTTGTCATCGGCCCGCAGATGTGAGCCGTTGGCAACGGGTTTGGGCTCGGCCGATCTTCGACCACGTCTACGACCCGGACGGGCGGCCCTTGGCGATGCGGCGTCGTGGGGCTTACTGA
- a CDS encoding FAD-binding oxidoreductase, whose protein sequence is MSDTMITRPLGFGGRLLRSGDPDYEQARTVFNAMVDKRPAVIAQCESAADVAAAVRYGVGQGLEIAVRGGGHGVAGTGVSDGGLVVDLRRLNTVQVDADARIARVGGGATWGDFDRMCQPYWLGTTGGRVSTTGVAGLTLGGGSGWLERKWGFACDNLVSVELITADGELVIADETRNTELFWALHGGGGNFGAATALTFRLQVLPVVTLALLFWPAEAGPDVVRAYRDLIDGGAPDELGGGVFYLTGPPEEFVPLHLQGEPLVAAGAVYMGDEAETRDVFKPMFDLAPEGVMAAEMPYAALQSALDDPAGFRHYWSAEHLGELPDAAIAAFCARAADMPAPSPSQQMIAPWGGAVAREADKWPLPHRSAAWVVHPFGVWADAADDARGVQWARDVCADVREWSTGAVYLNFIGDEGRDRVLAGYGEENYRRLAQVKREYDPDNVFHLNQNIRPS, encoded by the coding sequence ATGTCCGACACGATGATCACGCGTCCACTCGGGTTCGGGGGCCGGCTGCTGCGGTCGGGGGACCCGGACTACGAGCAGGCGCGCACGGTGTTCAACGCGATGGTCGACAAGCGGCCGGCGGTGATCGCGCAGTGCGAGTCGGCGGCCGATGTCGCGGCCGCGGTCCGGTACGGCGTCGGGCAAGGGCTCGAGATCGCGGTCCGCGGAGGCGGGCACGGCGTGGCGGGAACGGGGGTCAGCGACGGTGGACTCGTCGTCGACCTGCGCCGGCTGAACACGGTCCAGGTCGACGCCGACGCGCGGATCGCCCGGGTCGGCGGCGGGGCGACCTGGGGTGACTTCGACCGGATGTGCCAGCCGTACTGGCTCGGGACGACGGGCGGCCGGGTGTCGACCACCGGCGTCGCCGGGCTGACGCTCGGCGGCGGGTCCGGCTGGCTGGAACGCAAGTGGGGTTTCGCCTGCGACAACCTGGTCTCGGTCGAGCTGATCACGGCCGACGGGGAACTGGTGATCGCCGACGAGACGCGCAACACCGAGCTGTTCTGGGCGCTGCACGGTGGCGGCGGGAACTTCGGGGCGGCGACCGCGCTGACGTTCCGGTTGCAGGTGCTGCCGGTGGTGACGCTCGCGTTGCTGTTCTGGCCCGCCGAGGCCGGGCCGGACGTCGTACGGGCTTATCGGGACCTGATCGACGGCGGTGCGCCGGACGAGCTCGGGGGAGGAGTGTTCTACCTGACCGGGCCGCCGGAGGAGTTCGTGCCGTTGCATCTCCAGGGCGAACCGCTGGTCGCCGCGGGGGCGGTCTACATGGGTGACGAGGCGGAGACCCGGGACGTGTTCAAGCCGATGTTCGACTTGGCGCCCGAGGGCGTGATGGCCGCCGAGATGCCGTACGCCGCACTGCAGTCGGCGCTGGACGACCCAGCGGGCTTCCGGCACTACTGGTCGGCCGAGCACCTCGGGGAGCTGCCGGACGCGGCGATCGCGGCCTTCTGCGCCCGTGCGGCCGACATGCCGGCGCCGTCACCTTCGCAGCAGATGATCGCGCCGTGGGGTGGCGCGGTCGCGCGGGAGGCGGACAAGTGGCCGTTGCCGCACCGGTCGGCGGCCTGGGTGGTGCATCCGTTCGGGGTGTGGGCCGACGCGGCGGACGACGCGCGCGGCGTGCAGTGGGCGCGGGACGTCTGCGCCGACGTCCGGGAGTGGTCGACCGGCGCGGTGTACCTGAACTTCATCGGGGACGAGGGGCGGGACCGCGTGCTCGCCGGGTACGGCGAGGAGAACTACCGGCGGCTGGCCCAGGTGAAACGGGAGTACGACCCGGACAACGTGTTCCACCTGAACCAGAACATCCGGCCGAGCTAG
- a CDS encoding lactate racemase domain-containing protein, with protein sequence MPDSAVIGDAARTLTEDEVTAFVQDSLASAGLDGRSVCVIVPDATRSCPLPLLMKAIHQALTGRVSKLTVLVALGTHAEMSPEALREHLGGEYDVLNHAWWKPETFADLGTIGADRIGEISGGRLHQEVSVKLNRAVVEHDVALIVGPVFPHEVVGFSGGNKYFFPGVAGQEVIDLSHWLGALITSASIIGTTGTTPVRALIDEAAALIPAEKLALSLVVESGTHNLHAVAFGDTQSSWRAAAEISAQTHVRYLDHPVRRIVSLMPERYQDIWTAAKGFYKVEPVVADGGEVILYAPHVRQLAAMHPEIEQIGYHCRDYFVGQWEKFRDLHWGVLAHSTHLRGAGTWDPATGEHLRVEVTLSTGIGEDVVRRANLNHLAPADFDLAAYENDPETLVIPNAGEILHRLR encoded by the coding sequence ATGCCCGACTCTGCTGTGATCGGCGATGCCGCCCGGACGCTCACCGAGGACGAGGTCACCGCCTTCGTCCAGGACTCGCTCGCCTCGGCCGGGCTGGACGGGCGCAGCGTCTGCGTCATCGTGCCGGACGCCACCCGCAGCTGCCCGCTGCCGCTGCTGATGAAGGCCATCCATCAAGCGCTGACGGGCCGGGTCAGCAAGCTGACCGTACTCGTTGCCCTCGGCACCCACGCGGAGATGTCACCGGAGGCACTGCGCGAGCACCTCGGCGGCGAGTACGACGTCCTGAACCACGCGTGGTGGAAGCCCGAGACCTTCGCCGACCTCGGCACGATCGGCGCCGACCGGATCGGCGAGATCTCCGGCGGGCGGCTGCACCAGGAGGTCAGCGTCAAGCTCAACCGGGCGGTCGTCGAGCACGACGTCGCGCTGATCGTCGGCCCGGTCTTCCCGCACGAGGTGGTCGGCTTCTCCGGCGGCAACAAGTACTTCTTCCCCGGTGTCGCGGGCCAGGAAGTCATCGACCTGTCGCACTGGCTCGGCGCCCTGATCACCAGCGCGAGCATCATCGGTACGACGGGCACGACGCCGGTCCGCGCCCTGATCGACGAGGCCGCGGCGCTGATCCCGGCCGAGAAGCTCGCGCTGTCGCTGGTCGTCGAGTCGGGCACCCACAACCTGCACGCCGTCGCGTTCGGCGACACCCAGTCCTCGTGGCGGGCCGCGGCCGAGATCTCCGCGCAGACCCACGTCCGCTACCTCGACCACCCCGTACGCCGCATCGTGTCGCTGATGCCCGAGCGCTACCAGGACATCTGGACGGCGGCCAAGGGCTTCTACAAGGTCGAGCCGGTCGTCGCCGACGGCGGCGAGGTGATCCTGTACGCGCCGCACGTCCGGCAACTGGCCGCGATGCACCCCGAGATCGAGCAGATCGGGTACCACTGCCGCGACTACTTCGTCGGTCAGTGGGAGAAGTTCCGCGACCTGCACTGGGGCGTGCTCGCCCACTCGACCCACCTGCGCGGCGCCGGCACCTGGGACCCGGCCACCGGCGAGCACCTCCGCGTCGAGGTCACGCTGTCGACCGGCATCGGAGAGGACGTCGTACGCCGGGCCAATCTCAACCACCTGGCCCCGGCCGACTTCGACCTCGCCGCGTACGAGAACGACCCCGAAACCCTGGTCATCCCCAACGCCGGCGAGATCCTCCACCGCCTCCGTTAA
- a CDS encoding GTP-binding protein LepA, producing MSGRDKLDDRLTEHVDRLGDEHPPIDLDSVDYSMDQPGVIARRFGPVLSYMARVELEVERNVLELAALLPNPPEVDRHFYADVWMPQETRHGEILDKLQAIIGLDPLKADLTQVSIRLRLLGALGRFGPVQDVSRMLYYLTGMATERSAVLAYGQLHTGLREMDERAISETVIAPIRRQEPGHFAFYQMSSRGLWVQLSGWQKWLVRSLRRLTFTPVGVDHKRQRADFGRVMEALGMSTQDSDVVHHAQQIARVEHELLWASRKGLRAPTYVVDALRLAVEAAKAEADAVARKLPRPRLSPEA from the coding sequence ATGAGCGGACGCGACAAGCTGGACGATCGGCTCACCGAGCACGTCGATCGCCTGGGCGACGAGCACCCGCCGATCGACCTGGACAGCGTCGACTACTCGATGGACCAGCCCGGTGTGATCGCGCGCCGGTTCGGCCCGGTGCTGAGCTACATGGCGCGCGTCGAGCTCGAGGTCGAGCGCAACGTGCTCGAACTGGCCGCGCTGCTGCCGAACCCGCCCGAGGTCGACCGGCACTTCTACGCCGACGTCTGGATGCCGCAGGAGACCCGCCACGGCGAGATCCTCGACAAGCTGCAGGCGATCATCGGCCTCGACCCGCTGAAGGCCGACCTGACCCAGGTGTCGATCCGGCTGCGCCTGCTCGGCGCGCTCGGCCGGTTCGGGCCGGTGCAGGACGTCAGCCGGATGCTCTACTACCTGACCGGTATGGCCACCGAGCGGTCCGCCGTCCTGGCCTACGGGCAGCTGCACACCGGGCTGCGGGAGATGGACGAGCGGGCGATCTCGGAGACGGTGATCGCGCCGATCCGCCGGCAGGAGCCGGGGCACTTCGCCTTCTACCAGATGTCCTCGCGCGGGCTGTGGGTTCAGCTGAGCGGTTGGCAGAAGTGGCTGGTCCGGTCGTTGCGGCGGTTGACGTTCACGCCGGTCGGGGTCGACCACAAGCGGCAGCGGGCCGACTTCGGGCGGGTGATGGAGGCGCTCGGGATGTCCACGCAGGACTCGGACGTCGTGCATCACGCGCAGCAGATCGCCCGGGTCGAGCACGAGCTGCTGTGGGCCAGCCGCAAGGGGCTGCGGGCGCCGACGTACGTCGTCGACGCGCTGCGCCTGGCGGTCGAGGCGGCCAAGGCCGAGGCGGACGCGGTGGCGAGGAAGCTCCCGAGGCCGAGGCTGAGCCCCGAAGCCTGA
- a CDS encoding flavin-containing monooxygenase, giving the protein MGQTEVVVVGSGFAGLCMAIKLRAAGIEDFVVLEQAERLGGTWRDNTYPGCACDVPSYLYSFSFEQNPRWQRMFAPWDEILAYLEHCATKYGVAGKIRYGAEVTAAVFDETTSRWTVTINGEETLETRALVAGVGNLHQPKLPDLPGLDSFAGPAFHSAQWDHSQDLTGRRVAVVGTGASAIQFVPRVAEQAAHLDLYQRTAPWITSKPDRAIGPRERALHERFPAGQRAIRDVIFWGLEARGLGFAGNPKLMKGLELQARRQLHKQVKDPVLRAKLTPDYQIGCKRILLSNDYYPALTRPNVDVVTTPISRVTETGVIDADGTERPADVLVLGTGFEVSGNLTRMRILGRDGTDLADHWKQHGIGAHLGITVAGYPNLFLLVGPNTGLGHSSMVFMIEAQVRYVVQALRLLGRASTVEVREDVQERFVDDVQQRLGDTVWESGCNSWYLDAQGRNSTIWPEFTVGYWRRTRRLNPADFVLTRG; this is encoded by the coding sequence ATGGGTCAGACCGAGGTCGTCGTCGTCGGGTCGGGGTTCGCCGGGTTGTGCATGGCGATCAAACTGCGCGCCGCCGGGATCGAGGACTTCGTCGTCCTCGAGCAGGCCGAGCGCCTCGGCGGCACCTGGCGGGACAACACCTACCCCGGCTGCGCGTGCGACGTCCCGTCGTACCTCTACTCGTTCTCGTTCGAGCAGAACCCGCGCTGGCAGCGGATGTTCGCGCCCTGGGACGAGATCCTCGCCTACCTCGAGCACTGCGCGACCAAGTACGGCGTCGCCGGCAAGATCCGGTACGGCGCGGAGGTGACCGCGGCGGTCTTCGACGAAACCACCAGCCGTTGGACGGTGACGATCAACGGCGAGGAGACGCTCGAGACCCGCGCCCTGGTCGCCGGGGTCGGCAACCTGCACCAGCCGAAACTCCCCGACCTGCCCGGCCTGGACTCCTTCGCCGGCCCGGCCTTCCACTCCGCCCAGTGGGACCACAGCCAGGACCTGACCGGCCGCCGGGTCGCCGTCGTCGGAACCGGCGCCAGCGCGATCCAGTTCGTCCCGCGGGTCGCCGAGCAGGCCGCGCACCTGGATCTCTACCAGCGCACCGCGCCGTGGATCACGTCGAAGCCCGACCGCGCGATCGGCCCGCGCGAACGGGCCCTGCACGAACGCTTCCCGGCCGGGCAGCGCGCGATCCGCGACGTCATCTTCTGGGGACTGGAGGCGCGCGGCCTCGGCTTCGCGGGCAACCCCAAGCTGATGAAGGGCCTGGAGCTGCAGGCCCGCCGCCAGCTCCACAAGCAGGTGAAGGACCCCGTACTCCGGGCCAAACTGACGCCGGACTACCAGATCGGCTGCAAGCGGATCCTGCTCTCCAACGACTACTACCCGGCACTCACCCGCCCCAACGTCGACGTGGTCACCACCCCGATCAGCCGGGTCACCGAGACCGGCGTGATCGATGCCGACGGCACCGAGCGCCCGGCCGACGTACTGGTGCTCGGCACCGGCTTCGAGGTCTCCGGCAACCTGACCCGGATGCGGATCCTCGGCCGCGACGGCACCGACCTGGCCGACCACTGGAAGCAGCACGGCATCGGCGCCCACCTCGGCATCACCGTGGCCGGCTACCCGAACCTCTTCCTCCTGGTCGGCCCGAACACCGGGCTCGGCCACTCCTCGATGGTCTTCATGATCGAGGCCCAGGTCCGGTACGTCGTCCAGGCGCTGCGGCTGCTCGGCCGGGCCTCGACGGTCGAGGTCCGCGAGGACGTCCAGGAGCGGTTCGTCGACGACGTCCAGCAGCGGCTCGGCGACACCGTCTGGGAGTCGGGCTGCAACAGCTGGTACCTGGACGCCCAGGGCCGCAACTCGACGATCTGGCCGGAGTTCACCGTCGGCTACTGGCGCCGAACCCGGCGGCTGAACCCGGCGGACTTCGTGCTCACCCGGGGATGA